From one Amia ocellicauda isolate fAmiCal2 chromosome 17, fAmiCal2.hap1, whole genome shotgun sequence genomic stretch:
- the drg1 gene encoding developmentally-regulated GTP-binding protein 1: MSLLAKIAEIESEMARTQKNKATAHHLGLLKARLAKLRRELITPKGGSGGGPGEGFDVAKTGDARIGFVGFPSVGKSTLLSNLAGVYSEVAAYEFTTLTTVPGVIRYKGAKIQLLDLPGIIEGAKDGKGRGRQVIAVARTCNLILIVLDVLKPLGHKKLIEHELEGFGIRLNKQPPNIGFKKKDKGGINLTNTVAQSELDSETVKSILAEYKIHNADITLRGDVTADDLIDVVEGNRVYIPCIYVLNKIDQISIEELDIIYKVPHCVPISAHHRWNFDDLLERIWDYLQLVRIYTKPKGQLPDYSSPVVLPDDHTAVEDFCLKIHKNLIKEFKYALVWGSSVKHNPQKVGKDHVMEDEDVIQIVKK; encoded by the exons ATGAGTTTGCTTGCAAAAATAGCCGAAATCGAGTCCGAG ATGGCTCGGACCCAGAAGAACAAGGCGACGGCACATCACTTGGGTCTGCTGAAGGCTCGTCTGGCCAAACTGCGCCGGGAGCTCATCACACCCAAGGGTGGCAGCGGAGGGGGCCCGGGAGAAG gGTTTGATGTGGCGAAGACGGGTGATGCACGTATCGGTTTCGTGGGGTTCCCCTCCGTGGGCAAGTCCACGCTGCTCAGTAACCTGGCGGGCGTGTACTCTGAGGTGGCCGCCTACGAGTTCACCACCCTCACCACCGTGCCTGGGGTCATCCGCTACAAGGGTGCCAAGATACAG CTGCTGGACTTGCCAGGAATCATTGAGGGAGCCAAAGATGGCAAGGGTAGAGGCCGGCAGGTCATCGCAG TGGCTCGAACCTGCAACCTGATCCTGATTGTGCTGGACGTGCTGAAACCACTGGGACACAAGAAGCTGATTGAGCACGAGCTGGAGGGCTTCGGCATCCGGCTCAACAAGCAGCCGCCCAACATTGGCTTCAAGAAGAAGGACAAGGGTGGCATCAACCTCACCAACACG GTAGCACAGAGCGAGCTGGACTCAGAAACAGTGAAGAGCATCCTGGCCGAGTACAAGATCCACAACGCTGACATCACTCTGCGTGGCGATGTCACAGCTGATGACCTCATCGACGTGGTGGAGGGCAACCG GGTGTACATCCCGTGTATCTACGTGCTGAATAAGATCGACCAGATCTCCATCGAGGAGCTGGATATCATCTACAAGGTGCCGCACTGTGTGCCCATCTCCGCCCACCACCGCTGGAACTTCGACGACCTGCTAGAGCGGATCTGGGACTACCTGCAGCTGGTCCGAAT ctaCACCAAACCCAAGGGCCAGCTGCCGGACTACAGCTCCCCGGTCGTCCTGCCTGATGACCACACCGCTGTGGAGGACTTCTGCCTCAAAATCCACAAAAACCTCATCAAGGAGTTCAAATA tGCCCTGGTGTGGGGGTCGTCTGTGAAGCACAACCCCCAGAAGGTGGGGAAGGATCATGTGATGGAGGATGAGGACGTCATTCAGATTGTCAAGAAGTAA
- the patz1 gene encoding POZ-, AT hook-, and zinc finger-containing protein 1 isoform X1, producing the protein MERISEQPWNSSYTYQVNKHSAEMLHNLNTQRKNGGRFCDVVLRVGEESFPAHRAVLAACSEYFESVFSCQADGDGEAKDLEMHTISPKVFKDILDFAYTSRIVVRLECFPELMTAAKFLLMRSVIEICQEVIKQSNVQILVPPTRPDLALFRTGGGAGDLGFPLDMSNGAGLLSNGSVFGSNGQAHEVDAGGRAGGGASLSGNGNQSGMPVLQQVERLPVNSQELGGFQGMAGGSQASGGGGKRGRGRPKKIPPMDPLLFGNSGVSKDLGIFPCGLCGKIFTEAVRLRHHEAQHAASSGLHGGGGNPGGGGGTSTGVGVGVGAPSLVPQPASLLENGLGLHVSVDSSRKRERTRRHVGCDICGKVFRDVYHLNRHKLSHSGEKPYACPVCGLRFKRKDRMSYHVRSHDGSVGKPYVCQSCGKGFSRPDHLNGHIKQVHTSERPHKCQTCNASFATRDRLRSHLACHEDKIPCQVCGKFLRAAYMSDHLKKHTEGPHNYCSICNKDGQEDMAKCPHQDSQESSDASFGELSDGGDLKSHHHHQHKGAAAAAAVAGGGEEDEEEEAAAAVLGYAGIGGSSGGSGRLKHGDPDKKHSCPDCGHSFRSKSYLNKHIQKAHVAPQKGLAGAPGALGDLAPALGSPFSPQQNMSLLESFGFQIVQSAFASSLVDAEAGHSGMGLGGK; encoded by the exons ATGGAAAGGATCTCCGAGCAGCCGTGGAACTCGTCCTACACGTACCAGGTGAACAAACACAGCGCCGAGATGCTGCACAACCTGAACACGCAGAGGAAAAATGGAGGCAGATTCTGCGATGTTGTGCTCCGCGTCGGCGAGGAGAGCTTCCCCGCTCACAGGGCGGTCCTGGCGGCGTGCAGCGAGTACTTCGAGTCGGTGTTCAGctgccaggcggacggggacgGGGAGGCGAAGGATTTGGAGATGCACACGATCAGCCCCAAAGTTTTCAAAGACATCCTGGATTTCGCGTACACCTCCAGGATCGTGGTCCGGCTGGAGTGCTTCCCCGAGCTCATGACGGCCGCCAAGTTCCTGCTGATGCGCTCGGTCATCGAGATCTGCCAGGAGGTGATCAAGCAGTCCAACGTGCAGATATTGGTGCCGCCGACCCGGCCCGATCTGGCGCTGTTCCGGACCGGCGGCGGGGCTGGCGACCTGGGCTTCCCGCTGGACATGTCAAATGGCGCCGGGCTGCTGTCAAACGGATCGGTGTTTGGCAGCAACGGGCAGGCGCACGAAGTGGACGCGGGCGGCAGGGCTGGCGGCGGGGCCAGTCTGTCCGGCAACGGCAACCAGTCCGGTATGCCGGTCCTGCAGCAGGTGGAGCGGCTCCCCGTCAACAGTCAAGAGCTGGGGGGCTTCCAGGGCATGGCGGGGGGCTCCCAGgctagcgggggtgggggtaaGAGGGGTAGGGGGCGCCCCAAGAAAATCCCACCGATGGACCCTTTACTGTTCGGTAACTCTGGGGTCTCCAAGGACCTGGGCATCTTTCCCTGCGGGCTTTGTGGGAAGATCTTTACGGAGGCAGTGAGACTCAGGCACCACGAAGCCCAACACGCCGCCAGCAGTGGCCTCCACGGCGGCGGGGGCAACCCTGGCGGCGGCGGGGGGACCTCCACGGGTGTCGGGGTAGGAGTCGGCGCCCCCAGCCTGGTCCCCCAGCCGGCCAGCCTGCTGGAGAACGGGCTGGGCCTGCATGTCTCCGTGGACTCGAGTCGCAAACGAGAGCGCACCAGGCGGCACGTTGGTTGTGACATCTGCGGGAAGGTGTTCCGGGACGTGTACCACCTCAACCGGCACAAGCTGTCGCACTCCGGGGAGAAGCCTTACGCCTGCCCGGTGTGCGGCCTGCGCTTCAAGAGGAAGGACCGGATGTCGTATCATGTTCGCTCCCACGACGGTTCGGTCGGGAAGCCCTATGTGTGCCAGAGCTGCGGGAAGGGCTTCTCCAG GCCCGACCACCTGAATGGACACATCAAACAGGTGCACACCTCCGAGAGACCTCACAAGTGCCAG ACCTGCAACGCGTCGTTCGCCACACGTGACCGACTGCGCTCCCACCTGGCGTGCCACGAGGACAAGATCCCCTGCCAGGTGTGTGGGAAATTCCTGCGCGCTGCGTACATGAGCGACCACCTGAAGAAGCATACGGAGGGGCCGCACAACTACTGCAGCATCTGCAATAAAG ATGGTCAGGAGGACATGGCGAAGTGCCCTCACCAGGACTCGCAGGAGAGCTCCGATGCCTCCTTTGGGGAGCTGTCTGACGGGGGAGACCTCAaatcccaccaccaccaccaacacaaGGGGGctgcagcagcagcggcagtagccgggggtggcgaggaggacgaggaggaggaagcAGCGGCCGCGGTGCTGGGTTACGCCGGTATCGGGGGCTCGTCCGGGGGGAGCGGCAGACTGAAACACGGAGACCCCGATAAGAAGCACAGCTGCCCCGACTGCGGCCACTCCTTCCGCTCCAAGTCGTACCTCAACAAGCACATTCAGAAGGCCCATGTGGCGCCGCAGAAGGGGCTGGCAGGAGCCCCTGGGGCACTGGGGGACCTGGCCCCTGCCCTGGGTTCGCCCTTCTCCCCCCAGCAGAACATGTCCCTGCTGGAGTCCTTTGGGTTTCAGATCGTCCAGTCGGCGTTCGCATCCTCGCTGGTGGACGCAGAGGCGGGACACAGTGGGATGGGCCTGGGGGGGAAGTGA
- the patz1 gene encoding POZ-, AT hook-, and zinc finger-containing protein 1 isoform X2: MERISEQPWNSSYTYQVNKHSAEMLHNLNTQRKNGGRFCDVVLRVGEESFPAHRAVLAACSEYFESVFSCQADGDGEAKDLEMHTISPKVFKDILDFAYTSRIVVRLECFPELMTAAKFLLMRSVIEICQEVIKQSNVQILVPPTRPDLALFRTGGGAGDLGFPLDMSNGAGLLSNGSVFGSNGQAHEVDAGGRAGGGASLSGNGNQSGMPVLQQVERLPVNSQELGGFQGMAGGSQASGGGGKRGRGRPKKIPPMDPLLFGNSGVSKDLGIFPCGLCGKIFTEAVRLRHHEAQHAASSGLHGGGGNPGGGGGTSTGVGVGVGAPSLVPQPASLLENGLGLHVSVDSSRKRERTRRHVGCDICGKVFRDVYHLNRHKLSHSGEKPYACPVCGLRFKRKDRMSYHVRSHDGSVGKPYVCQSCGKGFSRPDHLNGHIKQVHTSERPHKCQTCNASFATRDRLRSHLACHEDKIPCQVCGKFLRAAYMSDHLKKHTEGPHNYCSICNKGFSTASYLKVHVKTHHNGSSGAGLAPGAPDPRQEPAFPAGRTCAVEGKLRPYPMPRPHALEDLCSSRRLLVNYPEVDGRFRGLPPPAGLPPCPPPLGLQPELLLGKTGAPYLWECRAAAVPGFAMLGQSPDGQEDMAKCPHQDSQESSDASFGELSDGGDLKSHHHHQHKGAAAAAAVAGGGEEDEEEEAAAAVLGYAGIGGSSGGSGRLKHGDPDKKHSCPDCGHSFRSKSYLNKHIQKAHVAPQKGLAGAPGALGDLAPALGSPFSPQQNMSLLESFGFQIVQSAFASSLVDAEAGHSGMGLGGK, translated from the exons ATGGAAAGGATCTCCGAGCAGCCGTGGAACTCGTCCTACACGTACCAGGTGAACAAACACAGCGCCGAGATGCTGCACAACCTGAACACGCAGAGGAAAAATGGAGGCAGATTCTGCGATGTTGTGCTCCGCGTCGGCGAGGAGAGCTTCCCCGCTCACAGGGCGGTCCTGGCGGCGTGCAGCGAGTACTTCGAGTCGGTGTTCAGctgccaggcggacggggacgGGGAGGCGAAGGATTTGGAGATGCACACGATCAGCCCCAAAGTTTTCAAAGACATCCTGGATTTCGCGTACACCTCCAGGATCGTGGTCCGGCTGGAGTGCTTCCCCGAGCTCATGACGGCCGCCAAGTTCCTGCTGATGCGCTCGGTCATCGAGATCTGCCAGGAGGTGATCAAGCAGTCCAACGTGCAGATATTGGTGCCGCCGACCCGGCCCGATCTGGCGCTGTTCCGGACCGGCGGCGGGGCTGGCGACCTGGGCTTCCCGCTGGACATGTCAAATGGCGCCGGGCTGCTGTCAAACGGATCGGTGTTTGGCAGCAACGGGCAGGCGCACGAAGTGGACGCGGGCGGCAGGGCTGGCGGCGGGGCCAGTCTGTCCGGCAACGGCAACCAGTCCGGTATGCCGGTCCTGCAGCAGGTGGAGCGGCTCCCCGTCAACAGTCAAGAGCTGGGGGGCTTCCAGGGCATGGCGGGGGGCTCCCAGgctagcgggggtgggggtaaGAGGGGTAGGGGGCGCCCCAAGAAAATCCCACCGATGGACCCTTTACTGTTCGGTAACTCTGGGGTCTCCAAGGACCTGGGCATCTTTCCCTGCGGGCTTTGTGGGAAGATCTTTACGGAGGCAGTGAGACTCAGGCACCACGAAGCCCAACACGCCGCCAGCAGTGGCCTCCACGGCGGCGGGGGCAACCCTGGCGGCGGCGGGGGGACCTCCACGGGTGTCGGGGTAGGAGTCGGCGCCCCCAGCCTGGTCCCCCAGCCGGCCAGCCTGCTGGAGAACGGGCTGGGCCTGCATGTCTCCGTGGACTCGAGTCGCAAACGAGAGCGCACCAGGCGGCACGTTGGTTGTGACATCTGCGGGAAGGTGTTCCGGGACGTGTACCACCTCAACCGGCACAAGCTGTCGCACTCCGGGGAGAAGCCTTACGCCTGCCCGGTGTGCGGCCTGCGCTTCAAGAGGAAGGACCGGATGTCGTATCATGTTCGCTCCCACGACGGTTCGGTCGGGAAGCCCTATGTGTGCCAGAGCTGCGGGAAGGGCTTCTCCAG GCCCGACCACCTGAATGGACACATCAAACAGGTGCACACCTCCGAGAGACCTCACAAGTGCCAG ACCTGCAACGCGTCGTTCGCCACACGTGACCGACTGCGCTCCCACCTGGCGTGCCACGAGGACAAGATCCCCTGCCAGGTGTGTGGGAAATTCCTGCGCGCTGCGTACATGAGCGACCACCTGAAGAAGCATACGGAGGGGCCGCACAACTACTGCAGCATCTGCAATAAAG GTTTCTCCACCGCCTCCTACCTAAAGGTGCACGTAAAAACGCACCACAACGGCTCCTCAGGGGCGGGCTTGGCCCCCGGCGCCCCTGACCCTCGCCAGGAGCCCGCCTTCCCCGCCGGCCGCACGTGTGCTGTCGAAGGCAAGCTCCGCCCCTACCCCATGCCCCGCCCCCATGCCCT GGAGG ACCTGTGCAGCAGTCGTCGGCTGCTGGTTAATTACCCCGAGGTGGACGGGCGGTTCCGCGGCCTGCCCCCCCCTGCCGGgctgcccccctgcccccccccgctGGGCCTGCAGCCCGAGCTGCTCCTGGGAAAGACGGGGGCGCCGTATCTATGGGAGTGCCGGGCGGCCGCTGTGCCAGGGTTTGCCATGCTGGGGCAGAGCCCAG ATGGTCAGGAGGACATGGCGAAGTGCCCTCACCAGGACTCGCAGGAGAGCTCCGATGCCTCCTTTGGGGAGCTGTCTGACGGGGGAGACCTCAaatcccaccaccaccaccaacacaaGGGGGctgcagcagcagcggcagtagccgggggtggcgaggaggacgaggaggaggaagcAGCGGCCGCGGTGCTGGGTTACGCCGGTATCGGGGGCTCGTCCGGGGGGAGCGGCAGACTGAAACACGGAGACCCCGATAAGAAGCACAGCTGCCCCGACTGCGGCCACTCCTTCCGCTCCAAGTCGTACCTCAACAAGCACATTCAGAAGGCCCATGTGGCGCCGCAGAAGGGGCTGGCAGGAGCCCCTGGGGCACTGGGGGACCTGGCCCCTGCCCTGGGTTCGCCCTTCTCCCCCCAGCAGAACATGTCCCTGCTGGAGTCCTTTGGGTTTCAGATCGTCCAGTCGGCGTTCGCATCCTCGCTGGTGGACGCAGAGGCGGGACACAGTGGGATGGGCCTGGGGGGGAAGTGA
- the LOC136712962 gene encoding uncharacterized protein LOC136712962 isoform X1 — translation MRETALLKVLVTVHMCCLSACGLDVQQRPDSVTVQERGDVTIYCSYNGSELGTVSVEWYVKPTDNVTITGLRYIQRNVTENTAKTDELLLRAVERNASGTYYCRVKQIIPRPLDDVDGTGTVLTVTVSNATRPKSPADKTHRVAATAVGTAAGILASVGVGCLTYRRCKVKGSNTTVSAEEQRETVVSELLYAEVVHLSGSGARGVAGGRAERQLKREAGPRDSVPQTLSPGPREEDKEVVYSVVHR, via the exons ATGAGGGAAACGGCCCTGCTAAAAGTACTGGTTACGGTTCATATGTGCTGTTTGTCAG CCTGTGGATTAGATGTCCAGCAGCGGCCCGACTCCGTGACCGTGCAGGAGCGGGGAGATGTCACAATCTATTGCTCATATAATGGATCTGAACTGGGGACAGTCTCCGTGGAGTGGTACGTGAAACCCACAGATAACGTTACCATCACTGGGCTCAGATATATACAAAGAAATGTTACCGAAAACACAGCAAAGACGGACGAGCTGCTCTTGCGTGCCGTGGAGCGGAATGCCAGCGGGACATATTACTGCCGGGTGAAGCAAATCATCCCCAGACCGCTGGATGATGTCGACGGCACAGGCACCGTACTGACCGTGACAG TTTCCAATGCGACGCGGCCGAAATCTCCCGCAGACAAAACGCACCGGGTTGCGGCCACGGCGGTGGGCACGGCAGCGGGGATTCTCGCCTCGGTGGGGGTGGGCTGCCTCACCTACCGGCGCTGCAAGGTCAAAG gcaGTAATACAACAGTTTCTGCTGAGGAGCAAAGGGAGACTGTG GTGTCAGAGCTGCTCTATGCCGAGGTAGTGCACCTGAGCGGCTCCGGGGCCCGAGGTGTCGCCGGCGGCCGGGCAGAGAGACAG TTGAAAAGGGAGGCAGGACCTAGAGATTCAGTCCCACAGACTCTGAGCCCGGGACCCAGAGAGGAAGACAAGGAAGTGGTTTACTCGGTCGTCCACCGCTGA
- the LOC136712962 gene encoding uncharacterized protein LOC136712962 isoform X2 gives MRETALLKVLVTVHMCCLSACGLDVQQRPDSVTVQERGDVTIYCSYNGSELGTVSVEWYVKPTDNVTITGLRYIQRNVTENTAKTDELLLRAVERNASGTYYCRVKQIIPRPLDDVDGTGTVLTVTGSNTTVSAEEQRETVVSELLYAEVVHLSGSGARGVAGGRAERQLKREAGPRDSVPQTLSPGPREEDKEVVYSVVHR, from the exons ATGAGGGAAACGGCCCTGCTAAAAGTACTGGTTACGGTTCATATGTGCTGTTTGTCAG CCTGTGGATTAGATGTCCAGCAGCGGCCCGACTCCGTGACCGTGCAGGAGCGGGGAGATGTCACAATCTATTGCTCATATAATGGATCTGAACTGGGGACAGTCTCCGTGGAGTGGTACGTGAAACCCACAGATAACGTTACCATCACTGGGCTCAGATATATACAAAGAAATGTTACCGAAAACACAGCAAAGACGGACGAGCTGCTCTTGCGTGCCGTGGAGCGGAATGCCAGCGGGACATATTACTGCCGGGTGAAGCAAATCATCCCCAGACCGCTGGATGATGTCGACGGCACAGGCACCGTACTGACCGTGACAG gcaGTAATACAACAGTTTCTGCTGAGGAGCAAAGGGAGACTGTG GTGTCAGAGCTGCTCTATGCCGAGGTAGTGCACCTGAGCGGCTCCGGGGCCCGAGGTGTCGCCGGCGGCCGGGCAGAGAGACAG TTGAAAAGGGAGGCAGGACCTAGAGATTCAGTCCCACAGACTCTGAGCCCGGGACCCAGAGAGGAAGACAAGGAAGTGGTTTACTCGGTCGTCCACCGCTGA